From Daucus carota subsp. sativus chromosome 6, DH1 v3.0, whole genome shotgun sequence, the proteins below share one genomic window:
- the LOC108225789 gene encoding uncharacterized protein LOC108225789: protein MSQAMLVSLLFFLVPAVLQGTNAVTYSVTNNAATSPGGQKFTNQIGLGYTKQALSSSADFILRTFQQNNQADKKNVQQVSLFIDNMSGVAYTSGNQIHASARYIQSYSGDVKREFTGVLYHEMAHVWQWSNGAPGGLIEGIADFVRLKAGYAPSHWVQPGKGDKWDQGYDVTARFLDYCNSLRNGFVAQLNKKMRNGYSASFFNDLLGKSVDQLWSEYKAKYQT, encoded by the coding sequence atGTCTCAAGCAATGCTTGTGTCTCTTTTGTTCTTCCTAGTTCCAGCAGTCCTGCAAGGAACCAATGCAGTCACTTACAGTGTCACTAACAATGCCGCAACATCCCCAGGTGGTCAGAAATTCACTAATCAAATCGGATTAGGCTACACTAAACAAGCATTATCGTCGTCAGCTGACTTTATATTGAGGACTTTCCAGCAGAATAATCAGGCTGATAAGAAGAATGTTCAGCAAGTGAGTCTGTTCATCGATAATATGAGCGGAGTCGCGTACACCAGCGGTAACCAAATTCATGCAAGTGCAAGGTACATTCAGAGCTACAGTGGTGATGTGAAGAGGGAATTCACAGGAGTACTTTATCATGAAATGGCGCATGTTTGGCAATGGAGCAATGGAGCTCCAGGGGGTTTGATTGAAGGAATTGCAGATTTTGTGAGGCTTAAGGCGGGGTATGCCCCGAGCCACTGGGTGCAACCGGGGAAGGGTGACAAATGGGATCAAGGCTACGACGTCACAGCTAGGTTCTTGGACTACTGTAATAGTCTCAGAAATGGTTTTGTGGCTCAGCTCAACAAGAAGATGAGGAATGGCTACAGCGCTAGCTTCTTTAACGACCTTTTAGGCAAATCAGTTGATCAGCTGTGGAGTGAGTACAAGGCCAAGTATCAGACTTAG
- the LOC108225790 gene encoding uncharacterized protein LOC108225790, with amino-acid sequence MAHAMLLPLLSLLVLAVMHGTNAVTYSVTNTAESTPGGQKFTNEIGSDYTTQTMSSSTDFIWRLFQQNTEADRKNVAQVSLFIDDMDGVAYTSNDEIHASAQYIQDYSGDVKGEFTGVLYHEMTHVWQWSNGAPGGLIEGIADYVRLKAGYAPSHWVQPGEGDKWDKGYDVTARFLDYCNSLSNGFVAELNKKMKDGYSADFFVQLLGKTVDQLWSEYKAKYQT; translated from the coding sequence ATGGCTCACGCAATGCTCCTCCCTCTACTGTCCTTGCTAGTTCTTGCAGTTATGCATGGAACCAATGCAGTCACATACAGTGTCACCAACACGGCCGAATCGACCCCGGGTGGTCAGAAATTCACCAACGAAATCGGATCAGATTACACCACACAAACCATGTCGTCCTCCACGGACTTCATATGGAGGCTCTTCCAGCAGAACACTGAGGCCGACAGGAAGAACGTGGCGCAAGTGAGtttattcatcgacgatatggATGGAGTTGCCTACACTAGCAACGACGAAATTCATGCGAGTGCACAATACATTCAGGATTACAGCGGCGATGTGAAGGGTGAGTTCACAGGAGTACTTTATCACGAAATGACGCACGTGTGGCAATGGAGCAATGGAGCTCCCGGGGGATTGATTGAAGGGATTGCGGATTATGTGAGGCTTAAGGCGGGATATGCGCCGAGCCATTGGGTGCAGCCAGGGGAGGGTGATAAGTGGGATAAGGGCTACGATGTGACGGCTCGGTTCTTGGACTATTGTAATAGTCTCAGCAATGGTTTTGTGGCTGAGCTTAATAAGAAGATGAAAGATGGTTATAGTGCCGACTTCTTTGTTCAGCTCCTGGGAAAAACAGTGGATCAGCTGTGGAGTGAGTACAAGGCCAAGTATCAGACTTAA